One Gardnerella vaginalis genomic window, ATTTTGTTTATGCATTTACTGATTGGTCTGCTTTTAAAAATACGATTAATTTTAATGGTTTTGATAATTTTCTTTCATTATTCCAAAACGGAATCTTAATGAAAGATATACAAATAACATTGTTTTATGCCATATGTATTGCTATTTTTCAAAATGTATTTGGATTATTCTTGGCTGTTTTGTTAGAAAAGGATACTCTGTTAAATAGATTAGCAAGAATAATGTTTTTTATCCCTGTAATTATGTCTGCATTAGCTGTTGGATATATTTGGCAGGCAGTTTTAAAAAATTCAGGTGCGCTAGATCAGATTCTCTCAGGTATATTTGGTCATAGTATAACTACTGGATTATTGGCTAATACCCATACTGCAATCATTACAATTGCGTTCGTTCAAGGATGGAAGTGGATGGGTTTGTCAATGCTTATATTCCTTGCAGGATTAAAAACTATTGATTCAGATGTTCTTGAAGCTGCTTATATTGATGGTGCAAGTAGCGGTCAGATTTTCTGGAAAATTAAATTCCCTCTGTTAGCTCCCGCATTCACGTTTAATGTTGCGACAAGTTTACTTGGTTCATTAAATGGATTCGATATGGTGCAGGCTATGACAAAGGGTGGACCTGGTGGTTCTACAGAAATTCTTAACATCTTTATTTGGCGTACATTTGGGCAAGGATTATATGCTCAATCGACAACAATGAGTATGATTCTTTTCATTTTAGTAGCACTTATTGCTTTACCTGTTATATATATTCTACGCCGTAGGGAAAGGAATATTTTCTGATGTTAATGCGTTTGTTAAATTTATGTTTTCGCAATCAGACGATTGTAAATTCCAATAGTTCTGTTAGATTATCAAAGATTAATCGCGTTGCTCGACGTGTAGTTCATGATATTTTTGTAATTTTTATCATGATTATATTTCTTGCAATTCCATTTTGGCTGTTGATAATTACCGCTGGTAAAACACAGAGTGAAGCACTGAAACTTAGTATGTCTGTTCCTAAACAATGGCATTTGCTTGAAAATTTTTTGACTGTCATACGTGATGGGAAAATGTTAGCGGCATTTTTTGGATCTATAATTGTCACGTTACCATCTGTGTTTATTGCTATATTTGTCGGGTCAATGGCTTCGTGGGTTTTAGCAAGACGTGCAACTAAGCCTGTTGCAGCTTTGTATGTTGTAGGTATATCTGGGCTAATATTGCCTCCTGCCGTAGTTACAGTAATGATGCTGTTGAAAATGATTGGTCTTTCTGGAACTGCAGTAGGAATGATTTGCGTTTATGTTGGTATTTATTTGTCTACAGTTATATTCTTTGTAACTGGATTTATTCGTACTATACCTACGGCTTTAGAAGAATCGATGAGGGTAGATGGTGCTTCGCCTATTAGAATATTCTTCATGCTAATTCTTCCGCTTCTTGCACCAACAATTGCTACTGCAACCATTCTTCTTATACTCTATATATGGAATGACGTTTTTTACGCTCTATTTATACTTTCTGGAAAGATGAGTACATTGCCTCTTAATTTGTATAATGTTGCTAGCGCTGGATTGTATCTTAATAATTGGCATTTGATTTTTGCGTATATAGTTCTTATGAGTCTGCCATTGCTTATAGTTTTTGGTATAGCACAGCGAAAGATAATCAGTGGTATTACTGGAGGTGCAGTAAAGTAGTAGCTGCTATTTGTGGTTGCATTGGTTGTTAGATTTAATTAGTAGTTTTAATATTAAATTGTGGTTTTGATGGGAGATTATATTGTGACAAAGAGGTCGAACAATAATAATAAACCGCCATCTATTAGTGATGTGGCTAAGCTTGCTGAAGTATCTACATCGTCTGTATCTAGGTATCTTAATCATTCTGAGAGTTTAACGCCAGCTAAGAGGGAAAGTATTGCTAATGCTATTAAATTACTTGATTATCATCCGTCATTGCTGGCGCAAGGTTTAGCTTCAAAGCGATCTAATGTAATAACATTTTTCGCTGGTCAAGATTTACTATATGGCGTTGTTGGTTGCATAAAAGGCGTTGAAAGAATAGCTTCGCAATCAGGAGTTGTGGTTAACGTTATTTTGTTTGATGAGCATCAATCTCCTTATACTCTTAAGCAATGTATTAAGTCAGCATTAAGTACTAATCCATTGGGAATAATAATTGATCAACCTCGATATGGAATAGCGTGTGATGAAATTATTAGAAATGCGCAGAAAGATTTACCAATTGTTCTTATTGGTGGGAATAGGCGTAAGGGACAGTATCAATTGTTCACTCACGATGATCAGGGTGGATATGCGATAACAAAATATTTGTTATCTCTCGGATCAGATACTGTCTATTATGTTGCGCCTCCAGAAGAAGATGAAGAGCAAACTAGGCAATCTGGTTGGAAAAAAGCCTTAGAGGAAGCTGGAGCAGTAATACCAAATCCATATAAAACCTCGTGGGATCCATTAGATGCTGAAAAAATTGGTGTGTCTCTTGGCAGGCGCAATGATGTAACTGCTATTTTTGCTGGTAATGATGAAATTGCTTTAGGAGTTATGCGTGGTTTATATTCAGTTGGTAAACATGTTCCTGAAGATATAAATGTTATTGGATTTGACGATAACCCAATTGCTAGATTATCTGTTCCAGCATTAACTACATGGCACCAAGATTTTGAACTTTTTGGAGCTTATGCTGCTCAGATAATTCTAGATCAGTCAAATGGTAAAGCAGTAATAGATAAAGATGAGCCACATTTTATAGGTCATAATACAGAGCAATTAGTTATTCGTGAATCTACTCGTTATCGTAAAAATGGATAGTTTATATGGATTTTGTGTTGCTAGTGGTTAATCAGGTGAAAGAATAAATATGGTGTTGAAAACTAAAATTTTTACAAATAATGGGATATCGGTTATTTATCGAAATATAGGTTGCGATAACGTTGATTTTGTATTGGTTCCAGAGAGATTTGCCGATAAAGCAATGCGTGATGATTGCAAGCCAGAACCATTAGTACAAGCGAAAATTGTTGGTGATTCTTATCCAGATGGTTTCGCGCAAGGCAGAACAATGAGAAATTCATCTACGGTGCAGGGTATGCATTTCGTTTCTCAGAATTGCGTTATGAGAGGCAAATCTTCGTTTATTACTACAGTATTAGAAGACAGTAGACATGTACAGTATATTCATAATTTGCAATTTGGAGCTTGTTCGTCAACTATAGAGATCACTACAGAAGTAAAAAATTGTGGAAATAAACCCGTTACGTTAGAGATGTTGTCGAGTTTTACTTTAGGTTCTCTATCGCCATTATTGACAGGTCTTGCAGCAGAAAGCATGAGAATACACAGACTTCATAGTACTTGGAGTGCAGAGGGACGTTTAATCACAGAAAGACCAGAAGATCTTCAGCTAGAGCCTGATTGGCAACAGCATAGTGCAAATTCTTTACGGTTTGGAAGTGTAGGGTCTTTCCCCGTGAGAGAGTGGGCTCCTTTTATTGCAATAGAAGATATTGTAAATAATGTTACATGGGCTGTATCAACAACTCATGCTTCTAGCTGGCAGATGGAAATATATAGGCGCGATAATGGTCTTTCTATATCTGGAGGTATTGCAGATCGTGAGTTTGGTCATTGGATGCATACAATTAACCCTGGGGAATCTTTTACTGCTCCTTCTGCTATCGCAACTGTAGTGCAAGGTGGAGTTGACTTAGCATCTCAATGTTTATTGGAACATACTCGTGAGAATTTATCTCTGCCGAAAAATGAGAAGGCACATCTTCCTATAATTTTTAATGAATATTGCTCAACATGGGGATTGCCTACTGAGAAAAGTGTTCTTTCGCAATCTAAAATAATAAGTAAGCATGATATTGACTATGTTGTTATTGATGCTGGTTGGTTTGATCATGAGTCGTTTGATACTGCAATAAGGTTCGGAAAATGGTGTGTTGATAAGCAATCTTTTCCTCACGGTATGAAATATGTTGTAGAAAGGCTTCATAACTTAGGTTTAAAAGTTGGAATATGGTTTGAATTTGAAGCAGTGGGAGAAGATGAAGAATCCTTATTCAATCGTACGCAATGGCTGCTTAAAAGGGATGGTGTTCCTATAACGTCAGGGCAACGTCGTTTTTGGGATATGAGAAATAAAAATGTAAGAGAATACTTACGTGTGCGAGTAATTAATTTCTTGAAAGAAAATAAAATTGATTACCTTAAAGTGGATTACAATGACTCTATAGGCATAGGTTGTGAAACCTTAGATTGCGATTATAGGTGTGATTGTAACTCTCTTGGTGATGGTCTTTACTCGCATATTCAAGCTACTATGTCTTTCTTTGATGAAATACGAAAATCTTTACCTAATCTTGTTATTGAAATATGTTCAGCTGGTGGTCATAGATTAGTTCAATCTTTTATGCAAATTGCTTCAATGGCTAGCTTCTCTGATGCACATGAATGTATTGAATCTCCTATCATTGCAGCCAATATGCATAGGATGATTTTGCCGAGACAATCGCAAATTTGGGCAGTGATGAGGGAAAATCTCGATGAGAATGCTGTCATTTATAGGCTTTGTACGGGTTTTCTAGGTAGATTGTGCCTATCTGGGGATGTTGAAAGTTTATCTGATTGGCAATGGAGGTTAATAGATAAGGCTATAGGTCTGTATCAAAAAATTAATAAAACAATCGATTGCGGTATAAGCAGTTGGATTGGTAGTGGAATAGTCAGCTATCGTAGTCCTAAAGGTTGGCAAGCAATCATAAGGAAACCTATGGATTGTAATAATCCTCTGTTTGTTGTGCTGCATACTTTTGCTAAATCACCTTGTAAAGTTATATTGCCTATTCCACATCAATTTGTGGATAAAAATATAGAAACTTTTATGTCAGAAAGTATAAAAATATCGTTCGATGGCGATAGCTTGTGTATAAGTAATCTTCATGATTTTGAAGCGGCTGTTATTGTTTTTGACTAGAATGAGAAAATTTTGCAGGAGTTAATGCAGAGTTTAAAAATTGATATGTTTTTGATAATCCGGAATTAAGGGTTTATATATGTGACTTATTGATTAATTGTCATCGCGGCTACGAGTGATTTATGGTGGACAGTATAAGTGGCAAACAAAAATTCTCGTAGCTTTCTCCTATAGGGCGGCATGAAGTTTGTGTTTTACATGAGCTTTATGCCGCTTTGCCCATGTTTGTGTATTTTTGCCCGAGTTTGTAGTCAGATTTGCTCAAAAGGGAACAAACGCTGGCTTAATCCTTATGTTCTCATGTTTTGACCTTTTGATCATATTGTTGTGTATTTGGTATCATCTAATTCATTGATTTTGTATGTAATTTACATGTATGAGTTATCTCTATTTATGTATTTATTATTTCTAGTACTATTTATGTCTTTTATTTATCTATCTACGATTTATTGGCATGTGTTGCTTGCTGATTTAATTAAGCTATTTTTCTAGTCTCAAGTAAATTTGTAAGAAACGCCGAAATAGTAAAATCATTTGACAAACTTAGGTTAATCATTTTACTATATTGATATCGGCATGAAGTCGTGCTGGTTTGAGCAAAGGAGCAATATGAGTTTATGGGATATTGATAAGATCGAATATGTAGGTAGAGCGCAAGGTCCAAAGGAGGGTCTAGCTTTTCACTACTACGATGCAGATAGAGTTGTAGCTGGAAAAAAGATGAAAGATTGGTTGCGCTTTGCTGTTGCATGGTGGCATACTTTCGACCAAACTCTTGTTGATCCATTTGGAACTGGTACAGCTCATAGACCGTATTATGGCAAATATAGTGATCCTATGGATGAGGCTTTAGCTAAAGTCGATTATGCATTTGAGCTTTTCCAGAAATTGTCGGTAGGATATTTCTGCTTCCATGATCGCGACATAGCTCCAGAAGGTGATACTCTTCGTGAAACCAATCGTAATCTCGATCGTGTGGTTGATAAAATTGAAGAGAATATGAAGTCAACAGGTATTAAATTGCTATGGAATACCTCGTCATTGTTTACAAATCCTAGATTTGTGTCTGGCGCTTCAACGTCTCCATTCGCGGATATTTATGCATACTCTGCAGGTCAGCTAAAGCATAGTTTAGAGATTGGCAAACGCTTAGGTGCTGAAAATTATGTATTCTGGGGTGGTCGTGAAGGATACGAAAACCTGTGGAATACACAAATGAAGCGCGAACAAGAACATATGGCAAAATTCTTCCACATGTGCCATGATTATGCGCAGGAAATTGGTTTTGATGCGCAATTCTTGATTGAGCCAAAGGCTAAAGAGCCAACGATGCATCAGTATGATTTTGATGCTTCGACTGCAATCGCGTTCTTGAGAACATATGATTTGATGGATGTATTTAAGCTGAATCTCGAAGGTAATCATGCTAATTTAGCTGGTCATACTTATCAACATGAGATTCGTACTGCTAGAGAAGCAGGTGTTCTTGGATCTTTGGATGCAAACCAAGGTGACAAGCTTATTGGGTGGGATATGGATGAATTCCCAACTGATCTTTATGAAACTTCAACTGTAATGTGGGAAGTTTTGCAAGAAGGGTCGATTGGTCCTCATGGTGGTCTTAATTTTGATGCTAAGCCACGTCGTACGTCTTTTGATGCTGAGGATTTGTTCCGTTCTCATATTGCTGGTATGGATTCATTTGCAGCAGGTTTGTTGGTAGCTGCAAAAATGCATGAAGATAAATTCATTGAGAATTTACAGGCAGATCGTTACTCTTCATATGATTCTGGTATTGGCTTAACTGTAGAAAACGGCACAGCCAGCTTGTCGTCTCTTGAAGAATATGCTTTGGATATTCCTCAAGAAAAGTTGATTGCTGCAACTAAATCTGATCATCTTGAATCAGTGAAGGCAACGATTAACAATTACATTATTGATGCGCTAAGAGAAGGGTGATTCAAACTGTATCTAGTATGACTGAGTAAAAGTATGAATATTTAATAACAAAATATTTGTTAGAGTTATTGCGTCATTCTCTTCCTTCCTCCTAACTTGGCGTGTCGCTCTGATTTTTTCGGGGTGACACGCTTGGTTGTATGTAAGTATTTGAAAAGATATTTTACAATTTGTCGTTATTTACTAAATAATATTCCGTTCAAAGCCGAAAGGGATAATGATGAAAAAGTGGAAAAGATTATTGGTATCGCCGGCGCATTGGCTATGTTGTTGCCATTTGCTGCTTGTGGAGCTCCTTCTACGCGAGGTGGTGCTAGTGGAGCTGCTAATAAGACTGGAAAGATTAGTGTTGGAATTTCTATGCCAGAACAGCAATTGGAACGCTGGCAGATTGATGGCGAGAATCTTAAGAAAGAACTTGAGCATTTTGGCTATAAAGTCACCCTGCAATATGCTGATGGTAAAACTGATTTACAGTCTTCTCAAATTCAGAATATGGCAAATCAAGGTGCAAATTATGTAGTTATTGCATCAATCGATGGAACTGCTACTGGAGCCGCTGCTGAGCTTGCTGAGTCTAATGGTGCAA contains:
- a CDS encoding carbohydrate ABC transporter permease — translated: MGTHSSLMRKNYPLAFLIPAGVMLTVFFIAPTIMNFVYAFTDWSAFKNTINFNGFDNFLSLFQNGILMKDIQITLFYAICIAIFQNVFGLFLAVLLEKDTLLNRLARIMFFIPVIMSALAVGYIWQAVLKNSGALDQILSGIFGHSITTGLLANTHTAIITIAFVQGWKWMGLSMLIFLAGLKTIDSDVLEAAYIDGASSGQIFWKIKFPLLAPAFTFNVATSLLGSLNGFDMVQAMTKGGPGGSTEILNIFIWRTFGQGLYAQSTTMSMILFILVALIALPVIYILRRRERNIF
- a CDS encoding carbohydrate ABC transporter permease, encoding MIIFLAIPFWLLIITAGKTQSEALKLSMSVPKQWHLLENFLTVIRDGKMLAAFFGSIIVTLPSVFIAIFVGSMASWVLARRATKPVAALYVVGISGLILPPAVVTVMMLLKMIGLSGTAVGMICVYVGIYLSTVIFFVTGFIRTIPTALEESMRVDGASPIRIFFMLILPLLAPTIATATILLILYIWNDVFYALFILSGKMSTLPLNLYNVASAGLYLNNWHLIFAYIVLMSLPLLIVFGIAQRKIISGITGGAVK
- a CDS encoding LacI family DNA-binding transcriptional regulator; this encodes MTKRSNNNNKPPSISDVAKLAEVSTSSVSRYLNHSESLTPAKRESIANAIKLLDYHPSLLAQGLASKRSNVITFFAGQDLLYGVVGCIKGVERIASQSGVVVNVILFDEHQSPYTLKQCIKSALSTNPLGIIIDQPRYGIACDEIIRNAQKDLPIVLIGGNRRKGQYQLFTHDDQGGYAITKYLLSLGSDTVYYVAPPEEDEEQTRQSGWKKALEEAGAVIPNPYKTSWDPLDAEKIGVSLGRRNDVTAIFAGNDEIALGVMRGLYSVGKHVPEDINVIGFDDNPIARLSVPALTTWHQDFELFGAYAAQIILDQSNGKAVIDKDEPHFIGHNTEQLVIRESTRYRKNG
- a CDS encoding glycoside hydrolase family 36 protein; the encoded protein is MRDDCKPEPLVQAKIVGDSYPDGFAQGRTMRNSSTVQGMHFVSQNCVMRGKSSFITTVLEDSRHVQYIHNLQFGACSSTIEITTEVKNCGNKPVTLEMLSSFTLGSLSPLLTGLAAESMRIHRLHSTWSAEGRLITERPEDLQLEPDWQQHSANSLRFGSVGSFPVREWAPFIAIEDIVNNVTWAVSTTHASSWQMEIYRRDNGLSISGGIADREFGHWMHTINPGESFTAPSAIATVVQGGVDLASQCLLEHTRENLSLPKNEKAHLPIIFNEYCSTWGLPTEKSVLSQSKIISKHDIDYVVIDAGWFDHESFDTAIRFGKWCVDKQSFPHGMKYVVERLHNLGLKVGIWFEFEAVGEDEESLFNRTQWLLKRDGVPITSGQRRFWDMRNKNVREYLRVRVINFLKENKIDYLKVDYNDSIGIGCETLDCDYRCDCNSLGDGLYSHIQATMSFFDEIRKSLPNLVIEICSAGGHRLVQSFMQIASMASFSDAHECIESPIIAANMHRMILPRQSQIWAVMRENLDENAVIYRLCTGFLGRLCLSGDVESLSDWQWRLIDKAIGLYQKINKTIDCGISSWIGSGIVSYRSPKGWQAIIRKPMDCNNPLFVVLHTFAKSPCKVILPIPHQFVDKNIETFMSESIKISFDGDSLCISNLHDFEAAVIVFD
- the xylA gene encoding xylose isomerase — protein: MSLWDIDKIEYVGRAQGPKEGLAFHYYDADRVVAGKKMKDWLRFAVAWWHTFDQTLVDPFGTGTAHRPYYGKYSDPMDEALAKVDYAFELFQKLSVGYFCFHDRDIAPEGDTLRETNRNLDRVVDKIEENMKSTGIKLLWNTSSLFTNPRFVSGASTSPFADIYAYSAGQLKHSLEIGKRLGAENYVFWGGREGYENLWNTQMKREQEHMAKFFHMCHDYAQEIGFDAQFLIEPKAKEPTMHQYDFDASTAIAFLRTYDLMDVFKLNLEGNHANLAGHTYQHEIRTAREAGVLGSLDANQGDKLIGWDMDEFPTDLYETSTVMWEVLQEGSIGPHGGLNFDAKPRRTSFDAEDLFRSHIAGMDSFAAGLLVAAKMHEDKFIENLQADRYSSYDSGIGLTVENGTASLSSLEEYALDIPQEKLIAATKSDHLESVKATINNYIIDALREG